The genomic segment GATGCTTCCGGTGGGAGTCATGGCGCCTTGTGGATTGTCGGCCTCGAGCCAGACATTGAAGCGCACGGTGGTGGGTTTCGAGAAGCAGAGGCTGACGGATTGCATGGGAGCAATGGTCACCGAGTCCTGTAGGACTCCAAATTGGGAAAACCCTTTGTCACAGGAGATCAACTCGGGGTTGGTTTCTTCGAGCATCCGTAGCCGGACGGCGTGGGAGTTCAGGTTCTGCCATCGGATTTCATCGCCGACCTGCACGATCAGGTGACGAGGCGCGACCTCCGCGCGGATATTGAAATATCGAACCGCACCGGTGAGGCGCGGGCCGGATGGGGTGCTGCAACCCGCCTCGACGGCGAGCAGACCGAGTACAATGAGAAGCGACAGCGTTCGAAGCATGCGCGATACTACAGAACTATATCGCGTGTTGGCTACTAGGATTGTTACCAGGTAGGGCGACGGGCAGAAACCCTGTCAACCTGGTTGCGACAGGGCCGTTGTCAGAGAGAGCGCCGCATTCACTGTTCCAAGAGTTCACGCATGAGTTTGACGTTCGACGAGGCCCGCCACTTTCTCTCCCGCACGGCGTTCGGTGGAACGCCTGAAGAAATTCGGCGTGTGATGCAGCTGGATCGTGCTGCTGCAGTTGTGCAGGCGTTGGCGATTCCCACGAACAAGGCGCAGACAGCGACGCCTGCCTGGATTCATCGTCTCCCTCCGTTGCCGAGGGTGCGCAAGCACTGGAGCGAGGCGCAGAGGAAGACGTTCCACGAAGGACTGAAGGCGGATGGACAGGAACTGAAGGCCTGGTGGTATCGGGAACTCCTCACTTCGCGGTGCCCGCTGCTGGAGCGCATGACGTTATGGTGGCACAACCACTTTACGTCCAGTTTGCACAAGGTGAAGTGGCCGCCGTTTTTGTATCAGCAGAATGTCCTGCTGCGGCTCTATGCTCTGGGGTCGTTTCGCACGCTGCTCACCGCCATCGCCAGGAATCCGGCGATGCTTCTGTATCTCGACACACAGAGCAACCGCAAAGAACATCCCAATGAAAATTTTGCCCGTGAGTTGTTCGAGCTCTTCACGTTGGGAGAAGGCCACTATACCGAACAGGACATCAAGGAGGCTGCACGGGCATTTACCGGGTGGCATCTCGATTTCCATACCGGCGCGTTCCGTGTCGATCTGCGTCATCATGACGACGGACGCAAAGTCGTATTCGGAAAGTCCGGTCCCTTCGAGGGCGATGATATTCTCTTCCTGACGCTGGAGCAGCCTCAGGTGGCCCGGTACATCGTCGGGAAGCTCTGGCGTGAATTTATTTCAGACCGGCCCGACTCGCTGGAAGTGGATCGTCTGGCCGATGCATTCGGAAAAAAGAACTATGAGATCGCCGGATTGCTCCAGGACCTGCTCCTCAGCCCGCAGTTCTGGGCGCCTGAGAATCGAGGCGTCCTGATTAAGTCCCCAGTGGAGCTCATCGTGGGCACCGCAAGGCTCTTCAACCTGCCGCTCGAAGACACGTTGCAACAGATCGGGATTGCCCGCCGGCTCGGGCAGGAACTCTTCGACCCTCCCAACGTGAAGGGTTGGCCAGGTGGTACACGGTGGATCACAACTTCGAGCCTGCTGGACCGCACGCAGATGCTGCATCGTGCGATTCGCGGCCACGAGACCGGTCATGCGCACGGGATGGCCGATATGGGCCACGGGCCCGGCGGGCCGTGGCTCGCGACGGAACCAATCGAAGTCGTGCAGGCTACGCTGCTCCCGTTTTCCCCGGTGCAGTCCTTGACGGAAGCGGAAGAGCGCGGCCAGGCGGTGCACCAATTGGTATTGGATCCGGTGTATCAACTCAAGTGAGGCCGCCATGAACGGGAAGGAGTTGGATCGACGAACGTTGTTGAAAGCCGCAGCGGCTCTGCCGCTCGTGTTATTACGTCCACAGTGGTTATCGGAACTCCGGGCGGCGGATACGAACGAAGCGGGTGCTGGAGTAGGCAGTCGGGAGCGTGTGTTGCTGTTGATTGAATTGCACGGCGGGAACGACGGCTTGAACACGCTCATTCCCTACGGAGAGGACGCCTACTATCGGGCTCGTCCTCAACTGGCAATTCCGCGGGACCAGGTTCGCCAGCTCACCCCTCAGTTCGGGCTCCATCCGGCGCTCACCTCGCTGATACCGTTTTGGGAGAGGAGAGAGCTGGCTTGTCTGCATGGTGTCGGGTATCCCCGACCGAATCGTTCCCATTTTCGATCCATCGAGATTTGGGAGACGGCGTCAGACAGCGAGCAGGTGCTGGACAGCGGCTGGCTCTCGCGTGTGTTTGAGCAACATCCGCTGCCGGCGCGATTCACCGCCGAGGGGATTGTGCTTGGCAAGGGCGATAGCGGCCCATTGAGTGGAGGGAAGGCACGCACCATTGCCCTGCATGATCCGGGGCAGTTTCTGCAGCAGGCCGGGTCCGTCAGACCGGCTTCCCTCTCGATGAGCAACCCTGCTCTGGCCCATATTCTGGAGGTGCGGCGGGAAATCTCCCAGGCGGCTTCCGATCTCCAGGGCCGTATGCGGCAGGCGCCGTTACTCACGGTCGGCTTTCCGGCGAATAAGATCGGCAAACAGCTGGAGGTCGCAGTCAAGCTCATCGCCGCGCAGGTGCCGGTCGCGGTCATCAAAGTCACGCAAGGAAGTTTCGACACCCACGCCGGTCAATCGGCGACACATCATCGGTTGCTGGAGGAACTGGCGCAAAGTCTGACGGCCTTCCGCGCGGCAATGGAGCAGCTGGGCGCCTGGAAGGATGTGCTGGTCATGACCTATTCGGAGTTCGGTCGCCGGGTCGGAGAGAACGCCAGCCATGGAACCGACCATGGTACGGCAGCGCCGCACTTGTTCATGGGCGGACGGGTGAAGGGCGGTTTCTACGGCGCACCTCCCTCACTGAGAGATCTGCAGGACGGGGATCTGAAACATACGCTCGACTACCGGGCTGTCTACGCCACGGTCATTGAGAAATGGTGGAGATTACCTGCCATGTCTTTCGGATCCGGGCGCTATCCGGCGCTCGACTGTCTTACTGAGTGAGTCGAGACTTGATTTTACAGGCCGTTCTTCCTATTCTGCTGCCGTCTGAAAGGAAGGTGAAGGCATGACACGATATCTATCGCGACGCATGGCGGGGAGTGTAGTGTTTCTGCTGGTCGTCCTGTTGATCAGTGTGACTGTGCCGGTCAGGGCGGAGCAAGCTGGCGTCGAGAACATTCCAGCGATCACCCAGGCACCGGAAAATCGCGGCAGCGGCCTTCAGCAGACTCAGGCTCCGGCGGCACCGTCGTTGCCGCTGTTGTTCGCCGAAGGCTCCAATTCCTGCGAGATCGTGTCCTGCGGCATGGGGATCAAACAGACCTGCCAGATCACCTGTCCGGCCGATAAAACGCCCAAATGCAGTTGTGACTGCGAGCGGAGCATCGGCCCGATGTGTATGGACTACAAGGCGAACTGTCGCTGCGAATAGCGCGTGACCGACCGGGTCACTCGTTGTCCTGAGAAGACGATTCCGGTCCGCCCACCGTCAGGCTCGGTCCTGGGACTCGGTACTGCTCTCCTGCCCAAGCCCCTAAGTCGATCGTTTGACACCGTTCCGAACAAAACGGACGCCAGGGATTGTCCTGCCATGTAGTGGGCTGGTGGCATTCGGGGCAGCGGCTGATGCGCAACGGAGCAGGGGACAAGGTGTTTACCTTCTGTCTGGTAATGAGGCTGACTCTACCACCCTCGTGCCGAAGGCGGCAAATAACTCCCCGGTCAGGTAGGGCGTCTGTTCGCCGTCCCGCCAGTGTTTCCGGCGCATGTAGTCATTGAGCAAGCGGCCGTCGGCGGTGCGGTGGATGTGGGGGTGGGCCACGTTCATCCGGTATCGCTCGATCGCTCCGGCCACGCGGCTGATAAAGACAATCGTGCCGTTGCTCTCCACCCTCTCCACGATCCCCACATGGGTCAGGGGATCGTTGACGAGGCCGTCTCCGTTGTAGTCCCAGGTATTGTCGAAGAACACCAGATCGCCGGCTTGCACGACCGGACCGCGGTGGAGCTGTCCGTGTTTGCGCAGATGGTTGTAGATCAACCCCACGCCGTTGGCCCTTCCTTCGCCGCTTCCTCCTTCGAAAAGATCGATCCCGTGGGCGAGGTAGATGGCTCGGGTCACTCCGGCGCAATCGTAAGAGATACGGCGGCCCTGGCTCTCGATCGTTCTCGCGCCGACCAGGTTGACGGCCGTTTGTACGATCGCCTGTTTGCGAGGATCCGGTTGGGTGGTGCGGCAGCAGTCAGGAAGCGGTGTGACCGCCTGGCGGATACCCTGGGATGCCGGAGCGGCGCAGGCGCTCAAGGCAGCGCCGACCAGCAAGACGCAGAGCCTGTGAGAGAATCTTGGCATACGGACTTAAGTATAGCTGGTCTTCAGAATCATGCTCGATAGCAATGAGTTACAGAATGCTCACCACGGCCGTTCAGAAATTCGTAAGACGTGAAACGTTACACGTAACAGGTGTCTGGAAAAAGGCGTTACGTCGTCCCACGTTTTACCTTTTACGAATGACGTTTGACGACTCCTGTGAACGTTGCTACGGAACGTTCCGGCATCCGGTCAGGCTCCGGCGCTGGAGAAGACCTGCCTGATCAGCGCTTGCGCATCCTCCTGAATCCGCCTGAGATGGGCCTGGCCCTTGAAGCTTTCCGCATAAAGTTTATAGACGTCCTCCGTTCCGCTGGGGCGCGCGGCAAACCAACCGTTGGCCGTCGTCACTTTTAACCCTCCGATGGAGGCCTTATTCCCTGGCGCCTCCGTCAGCATGGCGGTAATCGGTTCTCCCGCGAGTTCCCGGCTCTGCACCTGCTGCGGGGAGAATTTCTGGAGGGCGGCCTTTTGCGTCCTGGTGGCCGGGGCATCGATCCGTTCGTAGACCGGCTCGCCGAGGCGGGCCGTCAGGTCCGCGTAGAGTTGCGCGGGATCTTTTCCGGTGACCGCCAGCATTTCCGCCGCGAGCAGATCCATAATGATACCGTCCTTATCGGTGACCCACGTGCTGCCGTTGCGACGGAGAAAGGCCGCGCCCGCACTTTCTTCACCGCCGAGTCCTAACGATCCGTCACGAAGACCTGGGACAAACCACTTGAAGCCGACCGGCACCTCCACCAATTGTCGCTGCAGACTGCCCGCGACCCGGTCGATGATGCTGCTGCTGACCACCGTCTTGCCGATTCCTGCGCCGGGGCTCCATCCTGGGCGATGGGTAAACAGATACGAGATCGCGGCGGCAAGGTAGTGATTGGGGTTCATCAAGCCGCCTCCGGGCGTCACAATGCCATGGC from the Nitrospira sp. genome contains:
- a CDS encoding DUF1800 domain-containing protein; the encoded protein is MSLTFDEARHFLSRTAFGGTPEEIRRVMQLDRAAAVVQALAIPTNKAQTATPAWIHRLPPLPRVRKHWSEAQRKTFHEGLKADGQELKAWWYRELLTSRCPLLERMTLWWHNHFTSSLHKVKWPPFLYQQNVLLRLYALGSFRTLLTAIARNPAMLLYLDTQSNRKEHPNENFARELFELFTLGEGHYTEQDIKEAARAFTGWHLDFHTGAFRVDLRHHDDGRKVVFGKSGPFEGDDILFLTLEQPQVARYIVGKLWREFISDRPDSLEVDRLADAFGKKNYEIAGLLQDLLLSPQFWAPENRGVLIKSPVELIVGTARLFNLPLEDTLQQIGIARRLGQELFDPPNVKGWPGGTRWITTSSLLDRTQMLHRAIRGHETGHAHGMADMGHGPGGPWLATEPIEVVQATLLPFSPVQSLTEAEERGQAVHQLVLDPVYQLK
- a CDS encoding DUF1501 domain-containing protein, whose product is MNGKELDRRTLLKAAAALPLVLLRPQWLSELRAADTNEAGAGVGSRERVLLLIELHGGNDGLNTLIPYGEDAYYRARPQLAIPRDQVRQLTPQFGLHPALTSLIPFWERRELACLHGVGYPRPNRSHFRSIEIWETASDSEQVLDSGWLSRVFEQHPLPARFTAEGIVLGKGDSGPLSGGKARTIALHDPGQFLQQAGSVRPASLSMSNPALAHILEVRREISQAASDLQGRMRQAPLLTVGFPANKIGKQLEVAVKLIAAQVPVAVIKVTQGSFDTHAGQSATHHRLLEELAQSLTAFRAAMEQLGAWKDVLVMTYSEFGRRVGENASHGTDHGTAAPHLFMGGRVKGGFYGAPPSLRDLQDGDLKHTLDYRAVYATVIEKWWRLPAMSFGSGRYPALDCLTE
- a CDS encoding DNA gyrase inhibitor YacG; translated protein: MSPAPLRISRCPECHQPTTWQDNPWRPFCSERCQTIDLGAWAGEQYRVPGPSLTVGGPESSSQDNE